The following proteins are co-located in the Solanum pennellii chromosome 8, SPENNV200 genome:
- the LOC107027633 gene encoding uncharacterized protein LOC107027633, whose amino-acid sequence MVTSWILNSLIKEVSDSVEYVNDSAELWKELEDRYDQTNGEKLYQIQKEINDLAQGILDITVYYTRIKKLWEELNTLNVKNHCSCVCVCGAKDGMHKAEQDSRLIQFLMGLNKVYIVVRGNILMMNSLPSMVQAFSLLIQEEKQRKIKPIG is encoded by the coding sequence ATGGTAACGTCTTGGATTCTGAATTCATTAATCAAAGAAGTTTCAGACAGTGTGGAATATGTAAACGATTCTGCTGAACTTTGGAAGGAGTTGGAAGATAGATATGATCAAACCAATGGAGAAAAATTGTACCAAATCCAAAAGGAAATCAATGATCTCGCACAAGGAATTTTAGACATCACTGTCTATTACACAAGGATAAAGAAGTTGTGGGAAGAGTTGAACACTTTGAATGTGAAAAATCATTGTAgttgtgtttgtgtgtgtggtGCAAAGGATGGTATGCACAAGGCTGAGCAAGATAGCCGTCTAATTCAGTTCCTTATGGGATTAAATAAAGTGTACATAGTGGTGAGAGGAAATATTCTCATGATGAATTCACTCCCTTCCATGGTTCAGGCTTTCTCATTGTTGAtccaagaagaaaaacaaagaaaaattaagCCTATTGGTTGA